Proteins from a genomic interval of Kitasatospora herbaricolor:
- a CDS encoding NAD(P)-dependent oxidoreductase produces MKIVILAATGGIGRELLDQALAAGHEVTVVVRNPDRLSRPVRAVRADLAAADPGALEGAVAGADAVLSGLGARSSAEAGVAWRGTRAITAAMTATGVRRIVVVSAAPIGTVASPGRPNPPRRDPGDGFLMSRLGTPIVRAALRKHYADLARMEDVLRAGTLDWTVVRPPRLTDKPLTADYRTAYDRNIRGGAFASRADVAHLMLRVLGEPESVGHTVGIAN; encoded by the coding sequence ATGAAGATCGTCATTCTCGCGGCCACCGGCGGCATCGGCCGCGAACTCCTCGACCAGGCCCTCGCCGCGGGCCACGAAGTCACCGTGGTGGTCCGCAACCCCGACCGGCTGTCCCGGCCGGTGCGCGCCGTGCGGGCCGACCTGGCAGCCGCCGACCCCGGCGCGCTGGAGGGCGCGGTGGCCGGGGCGGACGCCGTCCTGTCCGGCCTCGGCGCACGGTCGAGCGCCGAGGCCGGCGTGGCCTGGCGCGGCACCCGGGCGATCACCGCGGCGATGACCGCGACCGGCGTCCGCCGGATCGTCGTGGTCAGCGCCGCGCCGATCGGCACCGTGGCCTCGCCGGGCCGGCCGAACCCGCCGCGCCGCGACCCGGGCGACGGCTTCCTGATGAGCCGGCTCGGCACCCCGATCGTCCGGGCGGCGCTGCGCAAGCACTACGCCGACCTGGCCCGGATGGAGGACGTGCTGCGCGCCGGCACCCTGGACTGGACGGTGGTGCGCCCGCCCCGGCTGACCGACAAGCCGCTGACCGCCGACTACCGGACGGCCTACGACCGGAACATCCGCGGCGGGGCCTTCGCGTCCCGGGCGGACGTCGCCCACCTGATGCTGCGCGTCCTCGGCGAGCCGGAGAGCGTCGGGCACACCGTCGGCATCGCCAACTGA